From the genome of Kaistella daneshvariae, one region includes:
- a CDS encoding Mpo1 family 2-hydroxy fatty acid dioxygenase has product MRKIDLLFAEYAQSHQNETNKLIHWICAPLIFWAILGFFSLIPAPHFFLKYFGAISIASLVAIFLVSVFYFRLSWRIALIMVVIMLLFEHFIYFINITFGSKSWIIYLAVFVLSWIGQFYGHKIEGRKPSFLKDLQFLLIGPIWLLHFILKKFHLKY; this is encoded by the coding sequence ATGAGAAAAATCGATCTTCTTTTCGCAGAATACGCGCAAAGTCATCAGAACGAAACGAATAAACTGATTCACTGGATTTGCGCACCACTAATCTTCTGGGCTATTTTGGGCTTTTTTTCGTTAATTCCTGCGCCACATTTTTTTCTGAAATATTTTGGAGCCATCAGCATTGCGTCGCTGGTTGCCATCTTTTTGGTGTCGGTTTTCTATTTTCGGCTCTCGTGGCGAATTGCTTTAATCATGGTCGTCATTATGCTGCTTTTCGAACATTTTATTTATTTCATTAATATCACCTTCGGCAGCAAATCCTGGATTATTTATTTGGCGGTTTTCGTACTGTCGTGGATCGGTCAGTTTTACGGCCATAAAATTGAGGGCAGAAAACCCAGTTTTTTGAAAGATTTACAGTTCCTGCTCATCGGGCCAATTTGGCTCCTGCAC